From Gimesia panareensis, the proteins below share one genomic window:
- a CDS encoding DUF1559 family PulG-like putative transporter, with protein MHTRRVKQKLQKRKGFTLIELLVVITIIGILVSLTLPAIQSARAAARKVSCLNNMRNVGLAVVNFSSGANSQLPLLVDSNIIVDPSSSNPNQYWDDLSWCTTILPFLDNVGFRQRWDQYASAIADPTTGGTGNANFAAFLKLNQNRFPVFLCPDDQFNTEVGALSYVANVGYVTSNYNAAGDTSHRPNSADGGLDKSTSTTADVPVKFASGVFWRNSTSRMSLDFISAADGLTQTLMLSENLQAGDWSCTNQAEAGVLFTGALGFGVDVNGLLTSGTTLQLPSGFNLQNTTTPSDSRIGSNLTAAKRQAWRPSSNHPSGAVNVIFCDGSGKSLTPQMDAGVYARLLTAAGLRYGQAVVDGTSF; from the coding sequence ATGCATACTCGTAGAGTAAAACAGAAACTGCAAAAGCGTAAAGGGTTTACGCTGATCGAACTTTTGGTGGTGATCACCATCATCGGTATCCTGGTCTCGCTGACACTGCCGGCGATCCAGAGTGCCCGTGCCGCGGCACGGAAAGTGTCCTGCCTGAATAACATGCGGAACGTGGGCCTGGCTGTGGTCAACTTCTCCTCAGGCGCCAATTCTCAGCTGCCGCTGCTCGTGGACAGTAACATCATTGTCGATCCATCGTCGTCCAATCCCAATCAGTATTGGGACGACCTCTCATGGTGCACCACTATTCTGCCGTTCCTGGATAATGTTGGTTTCCGTCAGCGATGGGATCAATACGCCAGCGCTATAGCTGATCCCACAACCGGAGGAACTGGAAATGCTAACTTTGCTGCTTTTCTCAAATTGAATCAGAATCGTTTTCCCGTCTTCCTCTGCCCCGACGACCAGTTCAATACCGAAGTGGGAGCACTCTCTTACGTTGCGAACGTGGGTTACGTGACTTCCAACTACAATGCGGCTGGTGATACTTCTCATCGCCCCAATTCAGCGGATGGTGGCTTGGACAAAAGCACTTCAACAACTGCTGATGTTCCGGTCAAGTTTGCCAGTGGTGTCTTCTGGCGAAATTCCACGTCGCGGATGTCTCTCGATTTCATTTCGGCTGCCGATGGTCTGACTCAGACTCTGATGCTGTCTGAAAACCTGCAGGCTGGTGATTGGTCCTGTACGAATCAGGCTGAAGCAGGGGTACTGTTTACCGGGGCTCTGGGCTTTGGTGTCGACGTCAATGGACTCCTCACCAGTGGTACCACTCTCCAATTGCCGAGCGGGTTCAATCTGCAGAATACCACCACACCCTCCGATTCGCGTATCGGTTCCAACCTGACTGCCGCCAAACGTCAGGCATGGCGTCCCAGCTCAAACCATCCCAGTGGTGCTGTGAACGTGATCTTCTGCGATGGTAGTGGAAAATCTCTGACACCTCAGATGGATGCCGGCGTCTATGCCCGTCTGCTGACCGCTGCCGGTCTGCGTTATGGACAGGCTGTTGTTGACGGAACATCCTTCTAA